One region of Peribacillus simplex genomic DNA includes:
- a CDS encoding SurA N-terminal domain-containing protein, with the protein MKKLLYPIVIGLLAVVLTACGSNDEADKKSGGKETKTTEEQQNKNDEKETAKATEEQQKKMEEMQKELDKQKVDEKKTVAIVNDEKISGAEYNTVLSTTQMQMQQFGQDPTSKEGAKQIKKQTIDSLVGQTLLLQAADKKGYTASKAEIEKQLAQIKDQYGNEEKFKEAMKKAGLNSKMLNAQIAENIPYTKYVEKEIKVDEPTDEEIEKSYDQYAKQAKASGQKVQKLEEMKPQIKEQLKQQKKQEMLVKRVEELKKNAKVDIKI; encoded by the coding sequence ATGAAGAAACTATTGTACCCAATCGTTATTGGATTATTGGCAGTTGTTCTAACAGCTTGTGGTTCGAACGATGAAGCTGATAAAAAAAGTGGCGGGAAAGAGACTAAAACAACTGAGGAACAGCAAAACAAGAATGATGAGAAAGAAACGGCTAAAGCAACTGAGGAACAGCAAAAAAAGATGGAAGAAATGCAGAAGGAACTAGACAAGCAAAAGGTGGATGAAAAGAAAACCGTGGCCATCGTCAATGACGAAAAAATTTCAGGTGCGGAATATAATACCGTTTTGTCCACGACACAAATGCAGATGCAGCAATTCGGACAAGACCCAACATCAAAAGAGGGAGCCAAACAAATTAAAAAGCAAACGATCGACTCTTTAGTAGGGCAAACATTGCTTCTTCAGGCTGCTGATAAAAAGGGCTATACAGCTTCCAAGGCTGAAATCGAAAAGCAACTTGCCCAAATCAAAGACCAATATGGAAATGAAGAGAAATTCAAGGAAGCGATGAAAAAGGCAGGCCTGAATTCAAAAATGTTGAATGCTCAGATCGCAGAGAATATTCCATATACGAAGTATGTTGAAAAAGAGATTAAAGTGGATGAACCAACTGACGAAGAAATTGAAAAGTCCTACGACCAGTATGCGAAGCAAGCTAAGGCAAGCGGGCAGAAGGTACAGAAACTTGAAGAAATGAAGCCGCAAATCAAGGAACAGCTAAAGCAGCAAAAGAAACAAGAAATGCTTGTGAAACGTGTGGAAGAACTTAAGAAAAATGCTAAGGTCGATATTAAGATTTAA
- a CDS encoding response regulator transcription factor: MKTVVLVDDEQRMLDLIELYLIPHGYTCIKMKSGHEALLFLEHEHADIVILDVMMPEMDGWETCEGIRGFSNIPIIMLTARDAAEEMVKGLKKGADDYVTKPFNEDVLLARIEAVTRRVPNHQGVFFKGIHLNESAYEAHYDSKIIPLTPKEFSMLCLFLKSPDQVYSRDHLLSTIWGFKTDTEDRTIDSHIRNIREKLRHAGFPVDQHLKTVWGIGYKWSSVD; this comes from the coding sequence ATGAAGACAGTGGTTCTGGTCGATGATGAACAGAGAATGCTTGATCTTATAGAGCTATACCTTATACCTCACGGATATACTTGCATTAAGATGAAATCTGGACATGAAGCCTTACTGTTCTTAGAGCATGAACATGCTGACATTGTCATTCTTGATGTAATGATGCCTGAGATGGATGGATGGGAAACATGTGAAGGGATCCGGGGGTTTTCCAATATTCCCATAATCATGCTCACCGCCCGGGATGCTGCAGAAGAAATGGTGAAAGGGTTGAAAAAGGGTGCGGACGATTATGTAACGAAACCCTTTAATGAAGATGTTTTACTTGCCAGAATTGAAGCTGTTACACGAAGAGTACCTAATCACCAAGGTGTGTTCTTTAAGGGGATACATTTAAATGAATCCGCTTATGAAGCGCATTATGATTCCAAAATCATCCCATTAACGCCAAAAGAGTTTTCCATGTTGTGCTTGTTTTTAAAATCCCCTGACCAAGTGTATTCCAGGGATCACCTGCTTTCGACCATATGGGGATTTAAAACGGATACGGAAGATCGGACAATCGATTCCCATATTCGCAATATTAGAGAGAAATTGCGCCATGCAGGTTTTCCAGTAGACCAACATTTGAAAACGGTCTGGGGCATCGGATATAAATGGAGTTCTGTGGATTGA
- a CDS encoding TVP38/TMEM64 family protein — translation MDFISDALATSGPFFIAVSLVLNILISVLGFIPSVFITAANITAFGFEKGLILSYMGEIAGAVVSFWLYRKGFQTFKPKFMKNQWVMQLQKSQGYHAFWMILMLRILPFIPSGVINLTAALSETGVMIFFLATSIGKLPALLVEAYSVTQAMKASNDVKIVLVLLILIIALLYYFKRGKNKEM, via the coding sequence ATGGATTTCATTTCTGATGCATTAGCAACCAGCGGACCCTTTTTCATTGCTGTAAGTTTAGTATTGAACATATTGATTAGCGTTCTTGGTTTTATTCCAAGCGTATTCATCACGGCTGCCAATATCACCGCATTTGGATTTGAAAAGGGATTGATCCTTTCTTACATGGGAGAAATTGCCGGAGCAGTAGTCAGCTTTTGGTTATATCGAAAGGGCTTTCAAACTTTCAAACCCAAATTCATGAAGAACCAGTGGGTCATGCAGCTGCAAAAGTCACAAGGCTACCATGCATTTTGGATGATTCTGATGCTTAGAATCCTACCTTTTATACCATCCGGCGTGATCAACCTTACAGCAGCATTAAGCGAGACGGGCGTGATGATTTTCTTCCTCGCCACATCCATCGGAAAACTGCCTGCCCTCCTTGTCGAGGCGTACTCGGTGACACAAGCAATGAAGGCTTCAAACGATGTAAAGATTGTTCTAGTATTATTGATTTTGATCATTGCACTCTTGTATTACTTTAAAAGAGGTAAGAATAAAGAAATGTAA
- a CDS encoding amidohydrolase gives MLKAFEDLDNAGKLTLRYDLGLWADETKGTEQIGRFKEARDKYQGELYKIDTIKIFSDGVGDNQLVWDQEILEETVAALDKEGFRVYIHAIGNQGFYPSGNSLDAFEYAAKVNGKRDSRHVITHLDWVREDDVSRFKDLGVIPVPQPAWFGNDWYDDVRVEELKNLNRMNSYFEAGIPVASSSDFPSTSEFLSDFRPFTGIEVGVTRLDRDKTDQTDLKKVLWPKEKASLEEMITSYTINGANVIFAEDERGSIVVGKKADLIVLDKNLFEIPETEINETKILLNLFEGKEVFRDPTFINASYIKTLVEQFEEDGEIVNHGVARSLQAHLDTVVRFEKLEAAKRIVKHLQRFNKLLDKHKKDGLISEDAYNTLKTCTVFLIKKWQKDCNKDLGYQVDVE, from the coding sequence TTGCTTAAAGCATTTGAGGATCTGGACAATGCAGGGAAATTGACCTTAAGATACGATTTAGGGTTATGGGCTGATGAAACCAAAGGGACAGAGCAGATTGGGAGATTTAAAGAAGCGCGTGACAAATATCAAGGAGAGTTGTACAAAATAGATACAATTAAAATATTTTCTGACGGCGTCGGTGACAATCAACTGGTTTGGGATCAAGAGATTTTAGAGGAGACCGTGGCTGCTTTAGATAAAGAGGGTTTCCGCGTCTATATCCATGCGATTGGCAATCAGGGATTTTACCCCAGTGGTAATTCTTTGGACGCTTTTGAATATGCAGCTAAAGTAAATGGAAAAAGAGATTCCCGACATGTGATTACCCATCTCGACTGGGTTCGGGAAGATGATGTTTCCCGGTTTAAGGACTTAGGGGTAATACCTGTTCCTCAGCCCGCCTGGTTTGGTAATGATTGGTATGATGATGTGAGAGTTGAAGAGTTGAAGAATCTTAATCGGATGAATAGCTATTTTGAAGCCGGAATACCCGTTGCTTCATCAAGTGATTTTCCTTCCACCAGTGAATTTCTAAGTGACTTCCGGCCTTTTACAGGAATAGAGGTAGGGGTAACAAGATTGGATCGGGACAAAACCGATCAAACCGATCTAAAGAAAGTATTATGGCCTAAGGAAAAAGCATCTCTCGAGGAGATGATTACTAGCTATACAATCAACGGGGCTAATGTGATTTTCGCAGAGGATGAAAGAGGCTCTATTGTAGTGGGCAAAAAAGCAGACTTGATTGTTTTGGATAAAAATCTCTTCGAGATTCCAGAAACGGAAATTAATGAAACGAAGATCTTGTTGAATTTGTTTGAGGGGAAGGAAGTATTCCGTGATCCCACGTTTATAAATGCATCCTATATAAAGACACTTGTTGAGCAATTCGAAGAAGATGGGGAAATTGTCAACCATGGTGTTGCCCGTTCACTACAGGCACATTTGGATACAGTTGTCCGTTTTGAAAAACTGGAAGCAGCCAAAAGGATTGTCAAGCACCTTCAAAGGTTTAACAAGTTACTTGATAAGCATAAAAAAGATGGGTTGATATCCGAAGATGCGTATAACACCCTTAAAACTTGTACTGTTTTTTTAATTAAGAAGTGGCAAAAAGATTGCAATAAAGACTTGGGTTACCAAGTTGATGTCGAATAA
- a CDS encoding IS3 family transposase (programmed frameshift) yields MRKYSFSKEEKLEILNFYENSQFTLNEVAELYKVDSRTIKDWQNNYLFFGEDSLNRSENHNTYPKGLKLAAVQDYISGSYSLRETVRKYRLSGTSVLRNWIKKYTSHSELKDSGKGMSQTMTKGRKTTVQERIEIAQACIANDKSYQVTAEQYAVSYQQIYQWVKKFEKYGELGLQDRRGRTKLEEELSTEDKFRLEIQRMERENERLRAENLFFKKVRGNRKEASLSKSCIHNRYIAIQELAAKEALPIILLCEIADVARAAYYKWLNRQPSAREIENEQLLESIQYLYTQVDGIYGYRRITLTINRQREKVDLPKVNKKRIYRLMKMCRLKSVIRRKRKKYRKSNPDYVAENILSRKFKADQPNQKWCTDVTEFKYGNGKKAYLSAIIDLYDNSIVSYVLGHSNNNKLVFQTMTPAIQKLKEDEHPLIHSDRGYQYTSKLFKRMIDDAEMVHSMSRVGRCIDNGPIEAFWGTLKCEKYYLNKYDTYEALKIAIVGYISFYNSERYQEKLDGLSPLEFRDQAV; encoded by the exons ATGAGAAAATATAGCTTTTCAAAAGAAGAAAAATTAGAGATTCTAAATTTCTATGAAAATAGCCAATTCACTCTTAATGAGGTGGCCGAGTTGTATAAAGTTGATTCTAGAACGATCAAAGATTGGCAAAATAATTACTTGTTTTTTGGAGAGGATAGTCTTAATAGAAGTGAGAATCATAATACATATCCGAAAGGATTAAAGCTAGCAGCTGTTCAAGACTATATTTCAGGAAGTTATTCATTAAGAGAAACCGTTAGAAAATATAGACTTTCCGGTACATCCGTTTTGCGAAATTGGATTAAAAAGTATACTAGTCATAGTGAATTAAAAGATTCGGGTAAAGGAATGAGCCAAACTATGACTAAAGGTAGAAAAACAACAGTACAAGAGCGCATTGAAATAGCACAAGCTTGTATTGCCAACGATAAAAGTTATCAAGTAACAGCTGAACAATATGCGGTTTCTTACCAACAAATATATCAATGGGTAAAAAAATTCGAAAAATACGGGGAATTAGGCTTACAAGATCGCCGTGGACGTACAAAGTTAGAAGAAGAGTTAAGCACTGAAGACAAGTTTCGTTTAGAAATTCAACGCATGGAACGTGAAAATGAACGATTACGTGCAGAAAATCTCTTCT TTAAAAAAGTTAGAGGAAATCGAAAGGAGGCGTCGTTAAGTAAAAGTTGTATACATAACCGTTATATTGCCATTCAAGAATTAGCAGCGAAGGAAGCACTGCCAATCATTTTATTATGTGAAATTGCCGATGTTGCACGTGCTGCTTATTATAAGTGGTTGAACCGTCAGCCATCAGCACGGGAAATCGAGAATGAACAGCTTCTAGAATCAATTCAGTACCTTTATACACAAGTAGATGGGATTTATGGATATCGTCGCATCACACTTACAATCAATCGTCAGCGTGAAAAAGTAGATTTACCGAAGGTAAATAAAAAACGTATTTATCGTTTGATGAAAATGTGTCGATTAAAATCGGTGATTCGTCGAAAACGAAAAAAATATCGTAAATCGAATCCAGATTATGTAGCAGAAAACATACTCAGTCGCAAGTTCAAAGCAGACCAACCGAATCAAAAATGGTGTACAGATGTCACGGAGTTTAAATATGGGAATGGCAAAAAGGCTTATTTAAGCGCCATTATTGATTTATACGATAATTCGATTGTGAGTTATGTATTAGGGCATTCGAATAACAATAAACTTGTATTTCAAACGATGACACCAGCCATACAAAAATTAAAAGAGGATGAGCATCCACTTATTCATAGCGATCGTGGTTATCAATATACTTCAAAACTTTTCAAACGGATGATAGATGATGCCGAGATGGTACATAGTATGTCTAGAGTGGGACGTTGTATTGATAACGGACCAATCGAGGCTTTTTGGGGTACGCTCAAATGCGAAAAATACTATTTAAATAAATATGATACATATGAAGCGCTAAAAATAGCAATTGTAGGATACATTTCGTTTTATAATTCAGAGCGCTATCAAGAAAAATTAGACGGCTTGAGCCCCTTGGAATTTAGGGATCAAGCCGTGTAA
- a CDS encoding sensor histidine kinase has product MIYLHNKVIHSRINQELESLKARGNSHRDVLEITYSNSTLQHIALMESHTDTDVVIMNTRGDILISSEKVNGGMKKILEKNLPQVPRKGLIIQSSWKDERYIATVTPFISDKKNEGYIYMFKDTRDVEDLIAQLNRHFLFAIVLLLFFMIITIYFLSKALTRPLIAMKESTTKLSKGNFSVAVPVRSHDELGELAQSIQSLANELNYLKKERNEFLASISHELRTPLTYIKGYADIARRKELDASERSRYLEIIHDESQRLNRLLDELFNMARMDVNTFTISKETIQLSKFLQTIHEKVLPAFTNKKIQLHLVCKDHLFLDIDPSRFEQVILNLLDNALKYSNEYTVTTIKATESLSSISISIIDQGVGIPSEDIPHIFDRLYRVEKSRARDTGGFGLGLSIVKQLVEVQGGTISVKSNLEQGTCFIITFKEIKYEDSGSGR; this is encoded by the coding sequence ATGATTTACTTACATAATAAAGTGATCCATTCCCGTATCAATCAAGAATTGGAATCACTGAAGGCCCGTGGCAATAGTCATCGTGATGTGTTGGAAATCACTTATTCAAACTCAACCCTTCAGCATATCGCCCTGATGGAATCACATACAGATACAGATGTCGTGATAATGAATACAAGAGGAGATATTCTGATATCTTCCGAAAAGGTAAATGGGGGAATGAAAAAAATCTTAGAAAAAAACCTCCCCCAAGTACCACGAAAGGGCCTCATCATCCAATCAAGTTGGAAGGATGAAAGGTATATAGCCACCGTTACGCCATTTATCAGTGATAAAAAAAATGAAGGCTATATCTATATGTTCAAAGATACGAGGGATGTTGAAGATTTAATCGCTCAATTGAATAGACATTTCCTCTTTGCAATTGTTTTGCTCCTTTTCTTCATGATTATCACCATTTATTTTCTTTCAAAAGCTTTGACTAGACCGCTTATTGCGATGAAAGAATCGACCACCAAACTCAGTAAAGGGAATTTTTCAGTGGCTGTACCAGTACGATCTCATGATGAACTTGGGGAACTTGCCCAATCCATTCAAAGCTTGGCTAATGAATTGAACTATTTAAAGAAGGAACGCAATGAATTTTTGGCAAGTATCTCTCATGAACTGCGAACGCCGCTAACTTATATAAAGGGCTACGCTGATATTGCCCGCCGAAAAGAATTGGATGCATCCGAAAGATCACGATACTTAGAGATCATCCATGATGAATCCCAACGATTAAACAGATTATTGGATGAACTATTCAATATGGCTAGAATGGATGTAAATACATTTACGATTTCAAAAGAAACCATACAGCTCTCTAAATTCCTGCAAACCATTCATGAAAAAGTGTTACCAGCTTTTACAAATAAAAAAATTCAATTGCACCTGGTATGCAAGGATCATTTATTTTTAGATATTGATCCCTCAAGGTTTGAGCAAGTCATTCTTAACCTGCTGGATAATGCACTGAAGTACTCGAACGAATATACAGTCACTACCATCAAAGCCACTGAATCGCTTAGCAGTATTTCCATCTCTATAATCGATCAAGGGGTTGGCATTCCAAGTGAAGATATACCCCATATCTTTGACCGATTATATCGTGTCGAGAAATCACGCGCTAGAGATACCGGTGGATTCGGATTGGGGCTCTCCATCGTCAAGCAATTAGTTGAAGTTCAAGGTGGAACCATTTCAGTTAAAAGCAATTTGGAGCAAGGAACGTGCTTCATTATCACATTTAAGGAGATAAAATATGAAGACAGTGGTTCTGGTCGATGA
- a CDS encoding DMT family transporter has protein sequence MKNTILGSLYLSLAASIWGGMYVVVKVVVDVVPPLELVLLRYVIAILALLTIGFITKQSWRIEKRDWLLVFIIGLVGNTISIVTQEVGTLLSTAQMGAIITSTTPAFMVIFARIVLKEKITLKKSISVILATIGVGIIVGNAHIGSSHQLGGVSLLFAALTWALMSVLIKRVPGQYSQIVITTYAVLVAIVFLTPITISRLDELDFQAIMHPSIWGGLLYLGVISTACAFLLWNRGLQMLTASSGGLFFFLQPIVGTFLGWLILGEQIGLSFWIGTILIFIGVLLVIREE, from the coding sequence ATGAAAAACACTATATTAGGTTCTTTATATTTATCACTCGCTGCTAGCATTTGGGGCGGGATGTATGTTGTGGTAAAAGTTGTGGTAGACGTTGTTCCACCACTTGAATTAGTATTATTACGATATGTAATTGCGATTTTAGCATTGCTAACTATTGGTTTCATAACAAAACAATCTTGGCGGATTGAAAAACGGGACTGGCTTTTGGTTTTCATTATAGGACTTGTTGGAAACACAATATCTATCGTAACCCAGGAAGTCGGTACGCTACTATCTACTGCACAAATGGGAGCCATCATTACTTCAACAACACCTGCATTTATGGTGATATTTGCACGTATCGTTTTAAAAGAAAAGATAACTTTAAAAAAATCAATTTCTGTTATTTTAGCGACGATCGGTGTCGGTATCATTGTCGGAAATGCCCATATCGGCTCATCTCACCAACTTGGGGGCGTATCACTGCTTTTTGCTGCATTAACCTGGGCACTCATGTCTGTTCTAATTAAACGTGTACCTGGGCAATATTCACAAATCGTTATAACGACATATGCTGTGCTTGTGGCAATTGTCTTTTTAACACCTATTACGATTAGTCGATTAGATGAGCTTGATTTTCAAGCAATCATGCATCCATCCATATGGGGCGGCCTTTTATACTTGGGCGTTATTTCCACAGCATGTGCCTTTTTACTGTGGAATCGCGGACTGCAAATGCTTACCGCATCAAGTGGTGGATTATTTTTCTTTTTACAACCTATAGTGGGAACTTTTTTAGGGTGGTTAATACTAGGTGAACAAATCGGCTTGTCTTTTTGGATAGGTACAATATTAATTTTTATTGGTGTGTTATTAGTCATTCGGGAAGAATAA
- a CDS encoding chromate transporter encodes MGLIIPIGVAVFLAFFIANILGYGGGPASIPLMYDQIVTRYGWLDNAEFSQMLALGNSLPGPIATKIAAYVGYDVYGWPGFLVALAGTIIPSAVALIYLLKILRKYKQSPIVKGMSLLVQPVIAIMMLLLTWNMAEHAVGSIGYIHSIVIAGLAFLALGKFKIHPAFVIILAFAYGGFIIPLT; translated from the coding sequence ATGGGTCTTATTATCCCAATAGGAGTTGCTGTTTTTCTAGCGTTTTTCATTGCCAATATTCTTGGTTATGGCGGAGGTCCAGCCTCGATTCCGCTTATGTATGATCAAATCGTCACCCGTTATGGCTGGCTTGATAATGCCGAGTTCTCACAAATGCTTGCGTTAGGAAATTCACTCCCAGGACCGATCGCCACGAAAATAGCCGCATATGTCGGATATGATGTATATGGCTGGCCAGGATTTCTAGTCGCATTGGCAGGCACGATCATCCCTTCAGCCGTGGCTTTGATATATTTATTAAAAATCCTGCGAAAATACAAGCAATCGCCTATCGTAAAAGGCATGTCCCTGCTTGTACAGCCCGTGATCGCGATCATGATGTTATTGCTCACCTGGAATATGGCCGAGCATGCCGTAGGTTCCATCGGCTACATCCATTCAATCGTCATCGCTGGATTGGCCTTTTTGGCCCTAGGTAAATTCAAGATCCACCCCGCCTTCGTAATCATACTTGCCTTTGCGTACGGCGGCTTTATCATCCCGCTCACATAA
- a CDS encoding chromate transporter, protein MKNPYTELTIGMMRTGILGFGGGPSVIPLIRHEAVSRYHWLDDDEFGDTLAIANTLPGPIATKMAAYLGYKLKGWPGAIVSVAAHVLPSCIAMVFLISFINVLSNSAMISNMIAAVMPVVAVMLGQMAYEFGEKAVKGLGKMLGITFFAISFLLLQVISLHPGIVIMIFLLYGAFHFKLKERLKN, encoded by the coding sequence TTGAAAAATCCATATACGGAATTGACGATTGGGATGATGAGAACGGGGATATTAGGTTTCGGCGGCGGGCCGTCTGTCATCCCGCTCATCCGCCATGAAGCAGTTTCCCGTTATCACTGGCTCGACGATGATGAATTCGGGGACACTTTGGCGATTGCCAATACACTCCCAGGACCGATTGCCACTAAGATGGCAGCATATCTTGGTTATAAATTAAAAGGCTGGCCTGGAGCCATCGTCAGCGTGGCCGCTCACGTTTTACCTTCATGCATTGCGATGGTTTTCTTGATTTCATTCATTAATGTTTTAAGTAATTCGGCAATGATCAGTAATATGATCGCTGCTGTAATGCCGGTTGTTGCTGTCATGCTTGGTCAAATGGCTTATGAGTTTGGCGAAAAGGCGGTCAAAGGGTTAGGAAAGATGCTCGGAATCACCTTTTTTGCGATTTCCTTTTTGCTTCTGCAGGTCATTTCCCTGCATCCGGGTATCGTCATTATGATTTTCCTTTTATATGGGGCGTTCCATTTTAAATTAAAGGAAAGATTGAAAAATTAA
- a CDS encoding metallophosphoesterase family protein — MNNQEPHEGLDRRNFIKIGGMSTLALTLGFSGLSDDLFSTVALAEEKDDMALQFNRNGKLKIVQFNDTQDDERIDRRTLQLMEKVLDTEKPDFVVINGDIITGGCDTSMEMKQAINNVAHPMEQRGIKWAITFGNHDEDSTPKGGLNEEDMLKIYLSYKYNMNKPTVEGITGTGNMNLLIKDSKGKKAAFNLWLLDSGRYAPKTIAGQDFQGYPTWDWLRFNQVNWYYETSKKLEGKWKRKIPSLAFIHIPLWEHRFMWYASVDQRADSNHEVAVKKHNIVGERNEEECMGPINGGLFSAMLERGDVKGIFCGHDHINTYVGNYYGILLGYAGSTGFGAYGLPGAERNRLRGARVFNLDENTAEVLVETHMVFAKDYGIDLTANDQSIDPVPLENNKKVKM, encoded by the coding sequence ATGAATAATCAAGAACCGCATGAAGGGTTGGATAGACGGAATTTTATCAAGATAGGAGGAATGAGTACACTTGCCTTAACACTTGGATTCTCTGGACTTTCAGATGATTTATTTAGCACTGTAGCACTGGCAGAAGAAAAAGATGACATGGCTCTTCAATTTAATCGTAATGGAAAATTAAAAATCGTTCAATTTAATGATACACAAGATGATGAACGTATTGATCGTAGAACATTACAGCTTATGGAGAAAGTGCTTGATACAGAAAAACCTGATTTTGTTGTGATTAATGGAGACATTATTACGGGTGGATGCGATACATCTATGGAGATGAAGCAAGCCATTAACAATGTCGCACACCCTATGGAACAAAGAGGAATCAAGTGGGCCATTACCTTTGGAAATCATGATGAAGATTCTACCCCGAAGGGCGGTCTTAATGAGGAAGACATGCTTAAAATCTATCTTTCTTATAAATACAATATGAACAAGCCTACCGTCGAAGGTATTACTGGGACAGGTAACATGAATTTACTTATAAAGGATTCAAAAGGAAAAAAGGCAGCTTTCAACCTCTGGCTTCTTGACAGTGGAAGATATGCGCCAAAAACCATTGCAGGTCAAGATTTCCAAGGATATCCGACTTGGGACTGGCTTCGTTTTAATCAGGTGAACTGGTATTATGAGACGTCAAAAAAATTAGAGGGAAAATGGAAGAGAAAAATTCCTTCACTCGCTTTCATCCATATTCCTCTGTGGGAACACAGATTTATGTGGTATGCGAGCGTAGATCAAAGAGCTGACTCCAATCATGAGGTAGCCGTTAAAAAGCATAATATAGTAGGAGAAAGAAATGAAGAAGAGTGTATGGGACCAATTAACGGGGGGCTGTTTTCAGCGATGCTGGAGAGAGGCGATGTCAAGGGCATTTTTTGCGGTCATGATCATATAAACACTTATGTAGGTAATTATTACGGAATCCTGCTTGGTTATGCGGGCAGTACCGGGTTCGGCGCTTATGGTCTGCCGGGAGCTGAAAGGAACAGACTGCGCGGCGCCAGAGTATTTAATTTAGATGAAAATACAGCTGAGGTTCTAGTAGAAACGCACATGGTATTCGCAAAGGACTACGGGATCGATTTGACAGCTAATGATCAGAGTATTGATCCTGTGCCTCTAGAAAACAATAAGAAAGTAAAAATGTAA
- a CDS encoding Lrp/AsnC family transcriptional regulator, translated as MAEDFKIPSLKVDEIDKKIISVLHEDARISYTDLAKKVELSRVAVQMRINHLVENDVIERFTAVINPAKVGIHVSAFFNVEVEPKYLESVAQQLESEPAVTSLYHMTGPSKLHMHGIFTDNQEMERFLNQKLYAIVGVVSVDCQILIKRYKSRMGMKL; from the coding sequence ATGGCAGAGGACTTTAAAATTCCCAGCTTGAAAGTTGATGAGATCGATAAGAAAATCATATCGGTTTTACATGAAGATGCGCGAATTTCGTATACCGACTTAGCGAAGAAAGTGGAGCTCTCCAGGGTTGCGGTTCAAATGAGAATCAATCATCTTGTTGAAAACGATGTGATTGAGAGGTTCACTGCGGTCATAAATCCAGCTAAGGTCGGCATCCATGTTTCGGCATTCTTTAACGTTGAGGTTGAACCTAAATATCTGGAATCAGTCGCACAGCAATTAGAAAGTGAACCGGCTGTAACGAGTTTATATCATATGACCGGTCCGAGTAAACTCCATATGCACGGAATCTTTACTGATAACCAGGAGATGGAACGTTTTCTCAATCAGAAGCTGTATGCGATCGTCGGTGTTGTCAGCGTTGATTGCCAAATTCTCATTAAACGTTATAAAAGCCGGATGGGCATGAAGCTTTAA